CCGCCTCCTGCCCCGTCCTCCACGCGTGTGCCGCCGCCTGAGTACGGGCAACTCGCCGGAGGCAGGCGCAGCAGCCGGCGCAGGTTCCTGCGGCGCGCCCGCAACGGGCGGAGCGAGCGCTCCCACAGATGGAGCTGCTCCCGTCGGCGCCATGCCCTCAGCGGCGGGCTTCTTGCGCGCGCCCCCACGGCGGCGTCGGCGTCGCCTCACGGGCGTCTTCCCCGACGGCGTGGCGCCCGGTCCCGCCGCTGACGTCACGGGCGGCTGCCCCTCGGGGCCTGCCGATGCCGCGGGCGGCGGCGCCGCCGCCTCTCGCGGCTGGGCAGGCTGTCGGCCTTCCCCCGGACCCTGAATATCCTGAGATGATGACTCAGCCTGGCGCTCAGTCTCTTCTTGCATCTTCCCTTTAGCCTTCCCTTGTTTCCAGAAAAATAACCGGACCAAGCATCCACCCCCTGTCGGGCCCGCGTCCTAGTCCGTGCGCGTCCCCTCGTCCATGCGAAAGATCATAAAGGTGCCTCCGCCCTTCGCCACCGGCGTGCCGTCCTCATCCCGCACCATCACATCCACGAATCCGAGGGTCGCGCCCCTGCGCGTCACGTGTCCCTCCGCCACGACCTGCTTGCCCTTTGCCCCCGCCATGAAGTCCACCGACAGGCCGATAGTGGCCGTGCGCTGGCCGGGAAGCACGGTGGAGCGCACCGCCATTGACGCCGCCACGTCTATCAACGAGCAGATGCCACCTCCGTGGATAATGCCGAAGCGGTTGCCAAAATACGGAGCGATGGTGGACATGATAACCTTTGCATACCCCTCCGCGACATCCGTGATACGAATGCCTAGGTGGCGCGCGTAGGGCGCGTCGTTCATCAGCAGCATCTCCCGCTCCGCCCAGTCCGGTCGATATCCGTTCATCCGGCCGCTACTCCCCCATGACCTGGACGACCAGCTCGCGCGAGCGGGGGCGCGTATCGAAGTCCAGGAGCACGATGCGCTGCCATCTGCCCAGGGCCAGCTTGCCGTCCACGAAGGGGACCACCAAGGACGGCCCCTGCAGGGCGGCGCGCAGGTGCGCGTGACCGTTGTCGTCGTGGACGTTGTGTTTGTAGGGCGTATCACCGGGGACAAGGCGTTCCCACAGCGCGCGGGTGTCCAGCAGCAGCCCCGGCTCGTGCTCGATAACCGTGACCGCCGCCGTGGTGTGCTGCACGAAGACCGTCGCCGTGCCCGCCTTCAGCCCCGCCGCCTGTACCTCTCGCTGCACGTCGGGGGTTATGTCTATTATATCGCTTGCGCCCTTGGTCTGTACGTTCAGACGCCGTGTGACGACCATGCATCACTCCATTTGATACAGGGACAGGCCTTGTCCCCCCTGAGCAGCAGGCTCTTATCCCCTGCCCGCCATCCACGGGTCGCGGTCAAACACCAGCTCCCCCAGATCAAAGCGCGGGCCTGTGGTGCAAACCCGCTTGTAGCCCCCCACGGTCTCCACGGGGCAGCCCCAGCAGACGCCCATGCCGCAGCCCATGTGGGACTCCAGGAGCGCCTGGACGGGTGCGCGCACCGGGTGCTCCCTGGTCAGCCGAGCCAGCGTGCGGAACATGCCGATTGGCCCGCACGCCAGGACGAGGTCGGCCCAGCCCGCGTACTCGTGGACCAGGTCGGTCACGAAGCCCTTGTGCCCCCGCGAGCCGTCGTCCGTCGCCAGGACGAGCTGCACACCCCGAGGCAGCTCCTCCGGCGCGTAGATGTGACGCGCGGACGCGGCGCCATACAGGATGACCATTTCGGCCCCTTGAGTCGCCATCTCGTCCGCGAGGGAGACGAACGGCGCGACGCCGATGCCCCCCGCGACGCACAGCAGGCGCCTGGCGTCGCGCGGCACAAGGAAGCCGTTGCCCAGCGGGCCGACTATGTCCAGCGGCTCGCCGGGTGCGCGCCGGGCCAGCCAGGCCGTGCCGCGCCCGACCACATTGTAGAGGAAAGACACGGACGTGGCGGACAGGCTGTCCCTGTGCTTCATATCCCGCCCAAAACGGCAGAATGTCATGGGCCGGCGCAGAATCGGGTCCCAATCGCCGGGGCCCGCGGCGCACCGGAGCATGGCGAACTGGCCCACCCGCGCCCGCTCCGCCACGCCGGGGGCGTCCACCCACATGAGGCGCAGGTTCTCCGCCACCTGCTGATTGGAGATGACGGCGCCGACTACATTTTGCTTGGGCGGCAGCCCTTCGGTCATGGCCTGCTACGTCCTGTTGCCCTCTTCCAGGTACTCCATGTGCCGCTTCACATTATAGCTGGCCGCGCCCTGGAGCAGCGCCTCCGCGGCGGCCCGCGCCGTGTCCAGCGAGGTGAAGCACGGGATACGGCGCTCCACCGCCGCTCGGCGGATGTCGAAGCCGTCCCGCAGAGCCGTCCGGCCCGCGACTCCCGACACCGTGTTGATGA
This portion of the Dehalococcoidia bacterium genome encodes:
- a CDS encoding dihydroorotate dehydrogenase electron transfer subunit; this translates as MTEGLPPKQNVVGAVISNQQVAENLRLMWVDAPGVAERARVGQFAMLRCAAGPGDWDPILRRPMTFCRFGRDMKHRDSLSATSVSFLYNVVGRGTAWLARRAPGEPLDIVGPLGNGFLVPRDARRLLCVAGGIGVAPFVSLADEMATQGAEMVILYGAASARHIYAPEELPRGVQLVLATDDGSRGHKGFVTDLVHEYAGWADLVLACGPIGMFRTLARLTREHPVRAPVQALLESHMGCGMGVCWGCPVETVGGYKRVCTTGPRFDLGELVFDRDPWMAGRG
- a CDS encoding secondary thiamine-phosphate synthase enzyme YjbQ, with translation MVVTRRLNVQTKGASDIIDITPDVQREVQAAGLKAGTATVFVQHTTAAVTVIEHEPGLLLDTRALWERLVPGDTPYKHNVHDDNGHAHLRAALQGPSLVVPFVDGKLALGRWQRIVLLDFDTRPRSRELVVQVMGE
- a CDS encoding PaaI family thioesterase, coding for MNGYRPDWAEREMLLMNDAPYARHLGIRITDVAEGYAKVIMSTIAPYFGNRFGIIHGGGICSLIDVAASMAVRSTVLPGQRTATIGLSVDFMAGAKGKQVVAEGHVTRRGATLGFVDVMVRDEDGTPVAKGGGTFMIFRMDEGTRTD